A genomic segment from Streptomyces sp. NBC_00459 encodes:
- a CDS encoding ArsR family transcriptional regulator: MLKRPVGGQRLKILEWLKDPVAHFPPQRHGDPVEDGVTAAAVAAKLGVPLSVATTHLGLLAGIGAVRTKRIRWRTFYRPDEVRIAEVARMFEKGW; encoded by the coding sequence ATGCTGAAAAGACCGGTGGGCGGGCAACGCCTGAAGATCCTGGAGTGGCTGAAGGACCCGGTCGCGCACTTCCCGCCCCAACGACACGGCGATCCGGTCGAGGACGGTGTCACGGCGGCGGCCGTCGCCGCGAAACTAGGCGTCCCGCTCTCCGTCGCCACCACCCACCTGGGCCTGCTCGCGGGCATCGGCGCGGTCCGGACGAAGAGGATCCGCTGGCGCACCTTCTACCGCCCCGACGAGGTGCGGATCGCCGAGGTGGCCCGCATGTTCGAAAAGGGGTGGTAG
- a CDS encoding glycoside hydrolase family 53 protein encodes MFHPRRTPARTTRRTLKALLLPLAAGLALTALPATSAQAASTLTNGGFEADGSGAAVPGGWSEYGDTGASYVESGGRSGSYRLSHYSASAYKVETYQYLSGLTNGNYKLTAWVRSGGGQKSAYIALKNCGSSEQRTDLPVSASGWIRIVVPIAVTNNQCTISVNSDANAGNWINVDDLTFASGTGGVPVKGADISSLPKSEAKGGVYKTASGTTSDALTVLKNSGMNYARVKVWVNPADGYNNKARVLAIAKRIKAQGMKLLVDFHYSDIWADPGAQSKPSAWAGHSYSQLKTDVYNHTYDVLNALKSQGTTADMVQVGNEINGGMLWSEGSTDNWSQLAGLLNSGYNAVKAVNSGTTVALHLAKGGDLSGTRWWFDSAVSNGVKFDAIGLSYYGYWHGSLYDFQTTLDDAASRYGKPVFVAETAYPFRLDSKDSHENIIDTTGELVSGYAASTAGQSAWFRDILNIVEAVPNGRGLGVFYWEATWTAVTGNGWDPTDASSGNGWENQALFGYDDKALPAMTWFSHR; translated from the coding sequence ATGTTCCATCCCAGACGCACACCAGCGCGCACGACCCGGCGCACGCTGAAGGCCCTGCTGCTCCCGCTCGCCGCAGGCCTCGCCCTCACCGCACTCCCCGCCACCTCCGCCCAGGCGGCCAGCACCCTCACCAACGGCGGTTTCGAGGCCGACGGTTCGGGCGCTGCCGTCCCGGGCGGCTGGTCGGAGTACGGTGACACGGGCGCCTCGTACGTGGAGTCCGGTGGCCGCAGCGGCAGTTACCGCCTGTCCCACTACTCCGCCTCCGCCTACAAGGTGGAGACCTACCAGTACCTGTCCGGGCTGACCAACGGCAACTACAAGCTCACCGCGTGGGTGCGCTCGGGCGGCGGCCAGAAGTCGGCCTACATAGCGCTGAAGAACTGCGGCAGCTCCGAACAGCGCACCGACCTGCCGGTCTCCGCCAGCGGGTGGATCCGGATCGTGGTCCCCATCGCGGTGACGAACAACCAGTGCACGATCAGCGTCAACTCCGATGCCAACGCGGGCAACTGGATCAACGTCGACGACCTGACCTTCGCCTCCGGTACGGGCGGGGTGCCCGTCAAGGGTGCCGACATCTCCTCCCTGCCCAAGAGCGAGGCCAAGGGCGGTGTCTACAAGACCGCTTCGGGGACGACGAGCGACGCGCTCACCGTCCTGAAGAACTCCGGCATGAACTACGCGCGCGTCAAGGTCTGGGTCAACCCGGCCGACGGCTACAACAACAAGGCGCGCGTTCTCGCCATCGCCAAGCGCATCAAGGCACAGGGCATGAAGCTGCTGGTCGACTTCCACTACTCGGACATCTGGGCCGACCCGGGCGCCCAGAGCAAGCCCTCCGCGTGGGCCGGCCACTCGTACAGCCAGCTGAAGACGGACGTCTACAACCACACGTACGACGTCCTCAACGCCCTCAAGTCCCAGGGCACCACGGCCGACATGGTCCAGGTCGGCAACGAGATCAACGGCGGCATGCTGTGGTCCGAGGGCTCGACCGACAACTGGTCGCAGCTCGCCGGGCTGCTCAACTCCGGCTACAACGCGGTCAAGGCGGTCAACTCCGGTACGACCGTCGCTCTGCACCTGGCCAAGGGCGGCGATCTGTCGGGCACCCGCTGGTGGTTCGACAGCGCGGTCTCCAACGGAGTGAAGTTCGACGCCATCGGCCTGTCCTACTACGGCTACTGGCACGGTTCGCTCTACGACTTCCAGACCACCCTGGACGACGCCGCCTCCCGCTACGGCAAGCCGGTGTTCGTCGCCGAGACGGCCTACCCCTTCCGTCTCGACAGCAAGGACTCGCACGAGAACATCATCGACACGACTGGTGAGCTCGTATCCGGGTACGCGGCGTCCACGGCCGGACAGTCGGCCTGGTTCCGGGACATCCTGAACATCGTGGAGGCAGTTCCGAACGGCCGCGGCCTCGGCGTCTTCTACTGGGAGGCGACCTGGACCGCGGTCACCGGCAACGGCTGGGACCCCACGGACGCCTCCTCCGGCAACGGCTGGGAGAACCAGGCCCTGTTCGGCTACGACGACAAGGCGCTCCCCGCGATGACGTGGTTCAGCCACCGCTGA
- a CDS encoding beta-galactosidase, with protein MPETTPTGLTRLAFGGDYNPEQWPESVWQEDVRLMREAGVTMVSVGIFSWALLETAPGEYDFGWLDRLLDLLHENGIRADLGTPTVAPPAWFYREHPDALPVTPEGVRYEFGSRAAICHSNADYRAAAADITTKLAERYGAHPALAMWHVHNEYGVPVSACYCDSCAAHFRRWLETAYETVDGVNEAWGTAFWGQRYTAFEQINPPRAAPTVGNPGQALDYKRFADATMRENFVMERDILHRLSPGVPVTTNFMTALSQCDSVDYWAWGREVDIVTNDHYLITDGRRTHVNLAMAADLTRSVGGGAPWILLEHSTSGVNWQARNPAKAPGQMARNSLAHVARGSEGAMFFQWRQSRRGAEKFHSAMLPHGGTETRVWREVVELGASLDSLASIRGTRTVADVAVLWDWHSWWAQNLQWRPSEDHDPRERADAFYEALYDRHLTVDFAHPEADLSAYPLVVVPALYLMTEAAGNNLREYVENGGTLVVSYFSGIVDEHDAVHEGPYPGALRDVLGLTVEEFSPLLQGDAVRITGPDGSELTGDVWTEFVVPRGAETVWTYADGLTADHPAVTRHRLGEGTAWYVSTRLDAHGLDALLGWATEDADIAPRADLPHDVELVRRTGESGTYLFAVNHTASDAKVPLEAPGTELLTGERAAGRLALPAGAVRVVRLDG; from the coding sequence ATGCCGGAGACCACCCCCACGGGCCTCACCAGGCTGGCCTTCGGCGGGGACTACAACCCCGAGCAGTGGCCGGAGAGCGTCTGGCAGGAGGACGTCCGGCTGATGCGCGAGGCCGGCGTCACGATGGTCAGCGTCGGAATCTTCTCCTGGGCCCTGTTGGAGACGGCACCCGGCGAGTACGACTTCGGCTGGCTCGACCGCCTCCTGGACCTCCTGCACGAGAACGGCATCCGCGCAGACCTCGGCACGCCCACGGTGGCACCGCCCGCCTGGTTCTACCGCGAGCACCCGGACGCACTGCCGGTCACGCCCGAGGGAGTGCGCTACGAGTTCGGCTCCCGCGCCGCGATCTGTCACAGCAACGCCGACTACCGCGCCGCCGCCGCCGACATCACCACGAAACTCGCCGAGCGGTACGGCGCCCACCCGGCGCTCGCCATGTGGCACGTCCACAACGAGTACGGCGTCCCCGTGTCGGCCTGCTACTGCGACTCCTGCGCCGCCCACTTCCGCCGCTGGCTGGAGACGGCGTACGAGACGGTCGACGGTGTCAACGAGGCCTGGGGGACCGCCTTCTGGGGCCAGCGGTATACGGCCTTCGAGCAGATCAACCCGCCGCGCGCCGCACCCACGGTCGGCAACCCGGGCCAGGCCCTCGACTACAAGCGGTTCGCCGACGCCACCATGCGCGAGAACTTCGTGATGGAGCGGGACATCCTGCACCGCCTGTCGCCCGGTGTCCCGGTCACCACGAACTTCATGACCGCGCTCAGCCAGTGCGACTCGGTCGACTACTGGGCCTGGGGCCGCGAGGTCGACATCGTCACCAACGACCACTACCTGATCACCGACGGCCGCCGCACCCACGTCAACCTGGCGATGGCCGCAGACCTCACCCGCTCCGTCGGCGGCGGCGCCCCCTGGATCCTCCTCGAACACTCCACCTCGGGTGTCAACTGGCAGGCGCGCAACCCAGCGAAGGCACCGGGCCAGATGGCCCGCAACTCCCTCGCCCATGTGGCCCGGGGCTCCGAGGGTGCGATGTTCTTCCAGTGGCGCCAGTCCCGGCGCGGCGCCGAGAAGTTCCACTCGGCGATGCTCCCGCACGGCGGCACGGAGACCCGCGTCTGGCGCGAGGTCGTCGAACTCGGCGCCTCCCTCGACTCGTTGGCGTCGATCCGCGGCACCCGAACGGTCGCCGACGTCGCCGTCCTGTGGGACTGGCACTCCTGGTGGGCGCAGAACCTCCAGTGGCGCCCCAGCGAGGACCACGACCCGCGCGAGCGCGCCGACGCCTTCTACGAGGCACTGTACGACCGTCACCTCACCGTCGACTTCGCCCACCCGGAAGCCGACCTGTCGGCCTATCCCCTTGTCGTCGTACCGGCCCTGTACCTGATGACGGAGGCCGCCGGGAACAACCTCAGGGAGTACGTCGAGAACGGCGGCACCCTCGTCGTCTCGTACTTCTCCGGCATCGTCGACGAGCACGACGCCGTGCACGAGGGCCCCTACCCGGGCGCACTGCGCGACGTACTCGGCCTGACCGTCGAGGAGTTCTCGCCGCTCCTCCAGGGCGACGCCGTACGCATCACCGGCCCCGACGGCTCCGAGCTGACCGGTGACGTGTGGACCGAGTTCGTCGTCCCGCGCGGCGCCGAGACCGTGTGGACGTACGCCGACGGACTCACCGCCGACCACCCGGCCGTCACCCGCCACCGCCTCGGCGAGGGCACCGCCTGGTACGTGTCGACCCGCCTCGACGCGCACGGCCTGGACGCCCTGCTCGGCTGGGCCACCGAGGACGCCGACATCGCGCCCCGCGCCGACCTCCCGCACGACGTCGAACTCGTGCGCCGCACCGGCGAGTCGGGCACCTACCTGTTCGCCGTCAACCACACCGCGTCGGACGCCAAGGTGCCCCTGGAGGCACCCGGCACCGAACTGCTGACGGGCGAACGAGCCGCGGGCCGCCTCGCGCTGCCCGCCGGAGCCGTCCGGGTCGTACGACTCGACGGCTGA
- a CDS encoding ABC transporter substrate-binding protein, whose product MPNTKQWRLVATAVAVTLGATTLAACGSDDDSDAQSGPVSLTYWTWTPGMDKVVDLWNKGPGKEQQITVTVKKQASGDTLVTKILTAHKAKKAPDLVQAEYQALPTLVSNDALADISGEVGDAKKDFAEGVWQQTTLGTDAVYAVPQDIGPMMFYYREDLFKQYGLKVPTTWDEFAQTARDLKKKAPDKDLTTFSANDSGLFAGLAQQAGAKWWTTSGEKWKVGIDDAATQKVATFWGGLVKEGAIDNQPMYTPAWNKALDTGKQIAWVSAVWAPGTLTTAAPDTKGKWAMAPLPQWSANEDVTGSWGGSSTAVTTDSGHKSAAAKFAAWLNTDRAALAALAKEGGIYPAATGAQLSGAFVKSPEFFSNQADFYTQAAEIAKTTAPSAWGPNVNVAYTSFKDAFASAAKNKSDFGAALKTMQDDTVADLKKQGFGVAE is encoded by the coding sequence ATGCCGAACACGAAGCAGTGGCGCCTCGTGGCAACCGCAGTCGCCGTCACGCTCGGCGCCACCACACTCGCCGCATGCGGGTCCGACGACGACAGCGACGCCCAGTCGGGCCCGGTGTCGCTGACGTACTGGACCTGGACGCCCGGCATGGACAAGGTCGTCGACCTGTGGAACAAGGGGCCGGGCAAGGAGCAGCAGATCACCGTCACGGTGAAGAAGCAGGCCTCCGGCGACACCCTGGTCACCAAGATCCTCACCGCGCACAAGGCCAAGAAGGCGCCGGACCTGGTGCAGGCCGAGTACCAGGCCCTGCCGACGCTGGTCAGCAATGACGCGCTCGCGGACATCTCCGGCGAGGTCGGCGACGCGAAGAAGGACTTTGCCGAGGGTGTCTGGCAGCAGACGACGCTGGGCACGGACGCGGTGTACGCGGTGCCGCAGGACATCGGGCCGATGATGTTCTACTACCGCGAGGACCTCTTCAAGCAGTACGGCCTGAAGGTCCCGACCACGTGGGACGAGTTCGCCCAGACCGCCCGTGACCTGAAGAAGAAGGCCCCGGACAAGGACCTCACCACCTTCTCGGCCAACGACTCCGGTCTCTTCGCGGGCCTGGCCCAGCAGGCCGGCGCCAAGTGGTGGACGACCTCCGGCGAGAAGTGGAAGGTCGGTATCGACGACGCGGCGACCCAGAAGGTCGCCACGTTCTGGGGCGGCCTCGTCAAGGAGGGCGCCATCGACAACCAGCCGATGTACACCCCGGCCTGGAACAAGGCCCTCGACACCGGCAAGCAGATCGCCTGGGTCAGCGCGGTGTGGGCGCCGGGCACGCTGACGACGGCCGCCCCGGACACCAAGGGCAAGTGGGCCATGGCCCCGCTCCCCCAGTGGTCGGCGAACGAGGACGTGACGGGCAGCTGGGGCGGCTCCTCGACCGCTGTCACCACCGATTCGGGCCACAAGTCGGCCGCCGCGAAGTTCGCCGCCTGGCTGAACACCGACCGTGCCGCGCTGGCCGCGCTCGCCAAGGAGGGCGGGATCTACCCGGCCGCCACCGGCGCCCAGCTCAGTGGCGCGTTCGTCAAGTCGCCCGAGTTCTTCTCCAACCAGGCGGACTTCTACACCCAGGCCGCCGAGATCGCGAAGACGACGGCGCCCTCCGCGTGGGGCCCGAACGTCAACGTGGCGTACACCTCCTTCAAGGACGCGTTCGCCTCGGCCGCGAAGAACAAGTCGGACTTCGGTGCCGCCCTGAAGACGATGCAGGACGACACGGTCGCGGACCTGAAGAAGCAGGGCTTCGGAGTCGCGGAGTGA
- a CDS encoding carbohydrate ABC transporter permease yields the protein MTSARRRSYGVRSAPYAFLLPAVILFALFFALPIGYALWLSLHKVKVSGLGLGAGARKEVWAGIGNYTDALTDSELLSGALRVVGYGAIVVPVMLGLALVFALMLDADKVRLTPFTRLAIFLPYAVPGVVAALLWGFLYLPDVSPFYFVLDRLGMPQPDLLDGGPLYLALSNIAVWGGTGFNMIVIYTSLRSIPAEVYEAAKLDGATPLQIALRIKIPMVAPSLVLTFFFSIIATLQVFSEPTTLKPLTNSVSTTWSPLMKVYQDAFGKGDIYSAAAEATIIAIVTLVLSFGFLRAANSRNKQEAAR from the coding sequence GTGACCAGCGCACGCCGGAGGTCGTACGGGGTCAGGTCGGCCCCGTACGCCTTCCTCCTCCCCGCGGTGATCCTGTTCGCCCTGTTCTTCGCCCTGCCCATCGGCTACGCGCTCTGGCTGAGCCTGCACAAGGTGAAGGTGTCCGGCCTGGGCCTCGGTGCCGGGGCGCGCAAGGAGGTCTGGGCGGGCATCGGCAACTACACCGACGCCCTCACCGACAGCGAGCTGCTCAGCGGCGCGCTGCGCGTGGTCGGCTACGGCGCGATCGTGGTCCCGGTGATGCTCGGTCTCGCCCTTGTCTTCGCGCTGATGCTCGACGCGGACAAGGTGCGGCTCACCCCCTTCACCCGGCTCGCGATCTTCCTGCCGTACGCCGTCCCCGGCGTCGTCGCAGCGCTGCTGTGGGGCTTCCTGTACCTGCCGGACGTCAGCCCGTTCTACTTCGTCCTCGACAGACTGGGGATGCCGCAGCCGGACCTGCTGGACGGCGGTCCGCTGTATCTCGCCCTCTCCAACATCGCGGTGTGGGGCGGCACCGGCTTCAACATGATCGTCATCTACACCTCGCTGCGGTCCATCCCGGCCGAGGTGTACGAGGCGGCGAAGCTGGACGGCGCCACCCCGCTGCAGATCGCGCTCAGGATCAAGATTCCGATGGTGGCGCCCTCCCTGGTGCTGACCTTCTTCTTCTCGATCATCGCGACGCTCCAGGTGTTCAGCGAGCCGACCACGCTCAAGCCGCTCACCAACTCCGTGTCCACGACGTGGAGTCCGCTGATGAAGGTGTACCAGGACGCCTTCGGCAAGGGTGACATCTACTCGGCCGCGGCCGAGGCGACGATCATCGCGATCGTCACGCTGGTCCTGTCGTTCGGCTTCCTGCGAGCCGCGAACTCCCGTAACAAGCAGGAGGCAGCACGATGA
- a CDS encoding carbohydrate ABC transporter permease yields the protein MSSLAVGKAETAAGTRPGTSQRPPLRGRIALVPTITLLLGALYCLLPVAWVVIAATKSGSELFSTFTFLPGSGFTDNVKELSAYRDGVYWKWMGNSALYAGLGALLSTAVSAVSGYALAIYRFRGRETVFSVLMAGVLMPPVILAIPQYLLLAKADITDSYASVLLPLILSPYGIYLARIYAAAAVPADVVEAGRMDGAGEWRIFTRVALPMMIPGLVTVFLFQFVAVWNNFLLPYIMLSDDEKFPITLGLFTLLEQGAATPALYTLVITGAFLAVLPLIALFLVIQRFWSLDLLSGAVKS from the coding sequence ATGAGTTCCCTTGCCGTGGGCAAGGCCGAGACGGCGGCGGGCACCAGGCCCGGCACCTCGCAGCGCCCGCCGCTGCGCGGCCGGATCGCCCTCGTCCCGACGATCACCCTGCTCCTGGGTGCCCTGTACTGCCTGCTGCCGGTCGCGTGGGTGGTGATCGCGGCGACGAAGTCGGGCAGCGAGCTGTTCTCCACGTTCACGTTCCTGCCCGGGAGCGGCTTCACGGACAACGTGAAGGAGCTCAGCGCCTACCGCGACGGCGTCTACTGGAAGTGGATGGGCAACTCCGCCCTCTACGCGGGCCTCGGCGCCCTCCTTTCGACGGCCGTCTCCGCGGTCAGCGGCTACGCGCTGGCGATCTACCGCTTCCGCGGCCGGGAGACGGTGTTCAGCGTCCTCATGGCGGGCGTGCTGATGCCGCCGGTGATCCTCGCGATCCCCCAGTACCTGCTGCTGGCGAAGGCCGACATCACGGACTCCTACGCGTCCGTGCTGCTGCCCCTGATCCTCTCCCCGTACGGCATCTACCTCGCGCGGATCTACGCGGCGGCGGCGGTACCGGCCGATGTGGTCGAAGCCGGGCGGATGGACGGCGCGGGCGAGTGGCGGATCTTCACCAGGGTCGCGCTCCCGATGATGATCCCGGGGCTCGTGACGGTGTTCCTGTTCCAGTTCGTTGCCGTGTGGAACAACTTCCTGCTCCCCTACATCATGCTCAGCGACGACGAGAAGTTCCCGATCACGCTGGGTCTGTTCACGCTTCTCGAACAGGGAGCGGCCACTCCGGCGCTCTACACGCTGGTGATCACGGGCGCGTTCCTGGCGGTCCTCCCGCTGATCGCTCTGTTCCTGGTCATCCAGCGGTTCTGGAGCCTCGACCTGCTCTCCGGAGCCGTAAAGTCATGA